The Phoenix dactylifera cultivar Barhee BC4 chromosome 17, palm_55x_up_171113_PBpolish2nd_filt_p, whole genome shotgun sequence genome contains a region encoding:
- the LOC103711856 gene encoding uncharacterized protein LOC103711856, with amino-acid sequence MPWGGSSEVDEEPSASAVPCHLLELTVISAQDLFPATARSMRAYATAWVHPDRKLLTRTDRAGRTDPTWNDKLVFRVDAAFLLSVTSAVTVDIFAARRRLSPRLRDPHLGTVRVLLSAFRPEPGSRRFAALQVRRPNSLRPQGILNVGIALLDGLAYVDRMVPLHDDIGEPYAFAYKDLEALSMERRAGEESSPRRSAASMFVGGGGAEEWMVEKSGSVESWIGEKEQEALESKLELWKSELSPDYYDIGDRSLGGRRKRRRKGTGGFRSLSCFCGGTTKWA; translated from the coding sequence ATGCCGTGGGGCGGCAGCTCCGAGGTGGACGAGGAACCCTCCGCCTCGGCCGTCCCGTGCCACCTCCTTGAGCTGACGGTGATCTCGGCCCAGGACCTGTTCCCCGCGACGGCCCGGTCCATGCGGGCCTACGCGACGGCCTGGGTCCACCCGGACAGGAAGCTGTTGACGCGGACGGACCGTGCCGGCCGTACCGACCCCACCTGGAACGACAAGCTCGTCTTCCGCGTGGACGccgccttcctcctctccgtcACCTCCGCCGTCACCGTCGACATCTTCGCTGCACGCCGCCGCCTCAGCCCCCGCCTCCGAGACCCCCACCTCGGCACCGTCCGCGTCCTCCTCTCCGCCTTCCGCCCCGAACCCGGCTCCCGCCGCTTCGCCGCCCTCCAGGTCCGACGCCCGAACTCGCTCCGCCCCCAGGGCATCCTCAACGTCGGCATCGCCCTCCTCGACGGCCTCGCCTACGTCGACCGGATGGTCCCCCTCCACGACGACATCGGCGAGCCCTACGCCTTCGCCTACAAGGACCTCGAGGCCCTCTCCATGGAGCGCAGGGCAGGGGAGGAAAGCAGCCCGAGGCGTTCGGCAGCTTCGATGTTTGTCGGCGGCGGCGGAGCCGAAGAGTGGATGGTGGAGAAAAGCGGATCGGTGGAGAGCTGGATAGGGGAGAAGGAGCAGGAGGCGCTGGAGTCGAAGCTGGAGTTGTGGAAGTCGGAGCTGTCGCCGGATTACTACGATATCGGCGACCGGTCCCTCGGCGGCCGGAGGAAGAGGCGGCGAAAGGGGACGGGCGGCTTCCGGAGCCTGTCCTGCTTTTGCGGTGGAACCACCAAGTGGGCATAA
- the LOC103711859 gene encoding uncharacterized protein LOC103711859, which produces MASSPTSLLHPLPRAPRPAAARCLAGPASSPRPVAGRRQCVLLLLLSSPAPLLAGAASARAQDIPLFGLRKKLKKIEEEAEEIVKEGEKAVEEGFVAAEKEIQAAEEGIAAEAEVGVAGDILQAGAVAGAEAVGVLVGVSVVNGILGPERRKP; this is translated from the coding sequence ATggcctcgtctccgacctcgctCCTCCACCCCCTCCCCCGCGCCCCTCGCCCTGCCGCCGCCCGCTGCCTCGCCGGCCCCGCCTCATCGCCGCGGCCCGTCGCCGGCCGTCGGCAgtgcgtcctcctcctcctcctctcctcgccCGCCCCCCTTCTGGCCGGAGCCGCCTCCGCGAGGGCGCAGGACATCCCGCTCTTCGGGCTGcggaagaagttgaagaagatcgaggaggaggcggaggagatcGTGAAGGAGGGGGAGAAGGCGGTGGAGGAGGGCTTCGTTGCGGCGGAGAAGGAGATCcaggcggcggaggaggggaTCGCCGCggaggccgaggtcggggtcGCCGGGGATATTCTCCAGGCCGGGGCGGTGGCGGGGGCGGAGGCCGTCGGAGTTCTGGTCGGCGTCTCCGTCGTCAATGGAATTCTTGGGCCCGAGCGCCGGAAACCCTAG
- the LOC103711857 gene encoding nuclear transport factor 2 isoform X2, with translation MAAAFPGQVSAIQVGSFFVGQYYHILQQQPNLVYQFYNDASTVMRVDGDRTETATTMMQIHSLIMSLNFTGIEIKTAHSLNSWNGGVLLMVSGFVQTGAYNARREFVQTFFLAPQEKGYFVLNDIFHFLDEEQLHQHPSAILAHNNYENNSNMSSSVPEAVSDYILGGEIQSKEYVAPVQAGETDIVDNYSIIDSQHQVGEPDDRVDDTPAEDPVISFSNAINIVQDPSPAPAVEHVGEPRKHTYASILRISKHQPSNSASHRASLGKPALVASEWLQAPQATPQESYPSLLTVPEKSSAEMVDEAITPEGEEKSVYVGNLPSSVSASDLENEFKNFGRLKPDGVAVRSRKDSGGHYAFVEFEDAAAVQNALKASPIQLNGRQIYVEERRPNSGISRGRRGRGRGGYQSGVPRGRFGGRSLGRKGGAENNDRDYIGRPRGNGFHQRGPRQERGILGSQDTRNGQQHSSVAAA, from the exons ATGGCGGCCGCGTTTCCGGGTCAAGTCAGTGCCATCCAG GTTGGGTCCTTTTTCGTGGGGCAGTACTATCATATTCTGCAGCAGCAGCCAAATCTTGTCTACCAGTTCTATAATGATGCGAGCACTGTGATGCGGGTCGATGGTGACAGAACTGAGACTGCCACGACAATGATG CAAATCCATTCTCTAATCATGTCCTTGAATTTTACTGGGATTGAGATCAAGACTGCCCATTCTCTGAATTCTTGGAATGGAGGTGTCCTCTTGATGGTTTCTGGTTTTGTACAAACTGGGGCCTATAATGCTAGAAGGGAATTCGTTCAGACATTCTTCCTTGCTCCACAGGAGAAAGGATATTTTGTTCTGAATGACATCTTTCACTTCCTCGATGAGGAACAATTGCATCAGCATCCATCGGCCATATTAGCCCATAACAATTATGAGAACAATTCAAATATGTCCAGTTCAGTTCCTGAGGCAG TTTCTGACTACATATTGGGAGGAGAAATTCAAAGCAAGGAATATGTGGCTCCAGTTCAGGCAGGAGAAACTGATATTGTTGATAACTACAGCATCATTGATTCACAGCACCAAGTTGGCGAGCCTGATGACCGAGTAGACGATACGCCTGCAGAAGATCCTGTTATTTCATTTTCAAATGCAATCAACATTGTGCAGGACCCATCTCCTGCCCCTGCAGTGGAGCACGTGGGAGAACCACGAAAGCATACCTATGCTTCTATT CTGCGAATTTCGAAACACCAACCTAGCAACTCTGCATCACACCGGGCTTCTTTAGGCAAGCCTGCTTTGGTGGCTTCCGAGTGGCTTCAAGCACCCCAAGCAACTCCCCAAGAGTCCTATCCTTCATTGTTAACGGTACCTGAGAAGTCCAGTGCAGAAATGGTGGATGAAGCTATTACACCAGAAG GTGAAGAGAAGTCCGTTTATGTCGGAAATCTGCCCTCTTCTGTATCTGCATCTGATCTTGAGAATGAATTCAAGAACTTCGGTAGACTCAAGCCTGATGGTGTTGCCGTCAGGAGCCGCAAG GATTCTGGTGGTCACTATGCCTTTGTTGAATTTGAGGATGCTGCTGCTGTTCAGAATGCACTTAAG GCATCTCCAATACAGTTAAATGGGCGGCAAATATATGTGGAGGAGCGGAGACCCAACAGTGGAATATCACGGGGAA GAAGAGGTAGAGGTAGGGGTGGATACCAGTCAGGtgtcccaaggggacgcttcgGTGGTAGGAGCTTGGGGAGGAAGGGCGGAGCAGAGAACAATGACAGGGACTACATTGGTAGGCCGAGGGGAAATGGGTTCCATCAGCGAGGCCCACGCCAAGAAAGGGGCATATTGGGAAGTCAAGATACGAGGAATGGGCAGCAGCACTCATCAGTAGCTGCAGCTTAG
- the LOC103711855 gene encoding uncharacterized protein LOC103711855 yields the protein MYPQLKVREQEDTNMTQEEATSYPPRIMESLSVEVHSSSGDPTSNHGKMSENDPPSSDAKIYSSHPKNLLASSSYTSKGKNSQSTDEDNRTNIRASSVPRPRAVLSSPDNDDIIGNQNRLIKERHTLLKRQSLYQNIQAQGKLSHRNARVAGPLSTRKVSKESGDNRLIKERKLGPEVDALKQRSTIRRG from the exons A TGTACCCTCAGTTAAAAGTGAGAGAGCAAGAAGATACAAATATGACGCAAGAAGAGGCAACATCATATCCACCAAGAATTATGGAATCTCTTTCTGTAGAAGTCCATTCTTCGTCTGGAGATCCGACTTCAAATCATG GAAAAATGTCTGAGAATGATCCTCCTTCATCAGATGCAAAGATTTACTCGTCTCATCCTAAGAATTTGCTAGCATCTTCTAGTTATACATCCAAAG GGAAGAACAGCCAAAGTACCGATGAGGATAATAGGACGAACATTAGAGCTAGTTCTGTTCCACGGCCTCGAGCAGTCTTGTCAAGTCCAG ATAATGATGATATAATTGGAAACCAGAATCGGCTGATTAAAGAGAGACATACACTACTGAAAAGGCAGAGCCTGTATCAAAACATTCAAGCGCAAGGAAAGCTCAGTCACAGGAATGCTAGAGTTGCAGGTCCCCTTAGCACAAGAAAAGTCTCCAAGGAATCTGGTGACAATCGTCTTATAAAGGAAAGGAAGCTTGGTCCTGAGGTAGATGCACTGAAGCAGAGATCAACTATTAGAAGAGGATAA
- the LOC103711858 gene encoding LOW QUALITY PROTEIN: pentatricopeptide repeat-containing protein At5g66631 (The sequence of the model RefSeq protein was modified relative to this genomic sequence to represent the inferred CDS: inserted 1 base in 1 codon), with product MPSLYPSLSSFIAKRETVTLSISAALLRSYSSSAKPSAAAGETCVSLYFRRARLIDTIRLRLRSHDPSAPSPSPPRPPXDPFVAANALRAAPSPDHALVLFHSLRSHPTIARRPAPALHALAKRLALARRLPDLHQLLADLDAGAFPSALPPSPMDRLRWLAAAGDVPSALHAWSSLRSSSASSARRGRSHPCTEAYNLVMNLYAAAGDHSAAVTTFDQMIQEGANPNSRTYTIIIDHLIRSGNLEQAIEVFHLLPSMRIRRTSKQYNVLADALSSSGRFVDLEKLIKAMNYDGILPGRSMREAISRMREAGHTTGTEEFVKILSPDDRIGFAVEEEENEEEEEEEAPDDNQKNDGSGQIKLKPWLDPIALARALEDWDPTEVSELEAAKLVWTSRLVCKLLRAFKKAKTAWEFFCWVAYQPGGFAHDRDTVARMIAILARNGHVELVERLLSKVKSEGILLPFDTVRLVVDFYGLSKKADAAMKVFRDANLICGSLSASNRLLLCSSLLRTMAKCRRGNEAMELLEEMMLEGVLPDTQTFTGLMQYFAGNGDLKSVHRLFGMVRQCRLEPDSYMYRVLIRAYCKQERAALALRVFEEMRSSRMLPDGHTKALLVKSLWKEGKLREAALVEERCEGVEAGLPLASPGHVWTASAVDFKRIYDIYSGRFA from the exons ATGCCTTCTCTCtatccctccctctcctccttcatCGCCAAGCGCGAAACCGTAACCCTAAGCATCTCCGCCGCGCTCCTCCGCTCCTACTCCTCCTCGGCGAAACCCTCCGCTGCCGCAGGCGAAACCTGCGTCTCCCTCTACTTCCGCCGCGCCCGCCTCATCGACACgatccgcctccgcctccgctcCCACGACCCCTCCGCCccttccccctcccctcctcgcCCTC TCGACCCCTTCGTCGCCGCCAACGCCCTCCGCGCCGCCCCCTCCCCcgaccacgccctcgttctcttCCACTCCCTCCGCTCCCACCCCACAATCGCCCGCCGCCCCGCCCCCGCCCTCCACGCCCTCGCCAAGCGCCTCGCGCTCGCACGCCGCCTCCCCGACCTCCACCAACTCCTCGCCGACCTCGATGCTGGCGCCTTCCCCTCCGCCCTCCCCCCTTCCCCCATGGACCGCCTCCGCTGGCTGGCCGCCGCCGGCGACGTCCCATCGGCCCTCCACGCTTGGTCCTCCCTccgctcctcctccgcctcctccgcccGCCGCGGCCGGAGCCACCCCTGCACCGAAGCCTACAACCTCGTCATGAACCTCTACGCCGCCGCCGGCGACCACTCCGCCGCCGTCACCACCTTCGACCAGATGATCCAAGAAGGTGCGAATCCCAACTCCCGTACTTACACCATCATCATAGACCACCTCATTCGATCCGGAAATCTCGAGCAGGCCATTGAGGTCTTCCATCTACTCCCTTCCATGAGGATTCGCCGAACATCAAAGCAGTACAATGTGCTTGCCGATGCCCTCTCGTCGTCCGGACGGTTCGTTGACCTGGAGAAGCTAATCAAGGCAATGAATTATGATGGAATTCTCCCCGGACGATCGATGAGGGAGGCGATATCAAGAATGAGGGAGGCTGGGCACACCACAGGGACCGAGGAGTTCGTGAAGATATTATCCCCCGATGATCGAATTGGGTTCGCTGTcgaggaagaagagaatgaggaggaggaggaggaggaagcccCTGACGATAACCAAAAGAATGACGGCAGTGGTCAGATCAAATTGAAGCCATGGCTGGACCCAATCGCTCTGGCCAGAGCTTTGGAGGACTGGGATCCGACAGAGGTATCTGAATTGGAGGCGGCGAAGCTTGTGTGGACCTCCCGGCTGGTGTGCAAACTCCTGAGGGCCTTCAAGAAGGCCAAGACGGCGTGGGAGTTCTTCTGCTGGGTGGCGTACCAACCTGGAGGGTTCGCCCATGACCGCGACACAGTTGCGAGGATGATCGCCATCCTCGCTCGGAACGGGCATGTTGAATTGGTCGAACGCCTTCTCTCCAAGGTGAAGTCCGAGGGGATTCTGCTCCCCTTTGACACCGTTCGATTGGTTGTCGACTTCTACGGTCTCTCGAAGAAAGCCGATGCCGCCATGAAGGTCTTTCGCGATGCCAATTTGATATGCGGCTCGCTGTCGGCATCCAACCGCTTGCTGCTATGCTCTTCTTTGCTGAGGACGATGGCTAAGTGCAGGAGGGGAAATGAGGCTATGGAGCTACTGGAAGAGATGATGTTAGAGGGAGTGCTTCCTGATACACAAACATTTACAGGTTTGATGCAGTATTTTGCCGGCAATGGGGATTTGAAGAGCGTCCATAGGCTGTTTGGGATGGTGAGGCAGTGCAGGCTCGAGCCCGATTCTTATATGTATCGGGTGTTGATTCGGGCGTACTGCAAACAGGAGAGGGCGGCGCTTGCGCTGAGGGTGTTCGAGGAAATGAGGAGCTCGCGTATGTTGCCGGATGGCCACACCAAAGCTTTGCTTGTCAAGAGCTTGTGGAAGGAAGGGAAGCTTCGGGAGGCGGCATTAGTGGAGGAGAGGTGCGAGGGGGTTGAAGCGGGGCTTCCATTGGCATCGCCGGGTCATGTCTGGACTGCGAGTGCAGTAGATTTTAAGCGGATTTATGACATTTATTCTGGTCGTTTTGCTTAG
- the LOC103711857 gene encoding nuclear transport factor 2 isoform X1 codes for MAAAFPGQVSAIQVGSFFVGQYYHILQQQPNLVYQFYNDASTVMRVDGDRTETATTMMQIHSLIMSLNFTGIEIKTAHSLNSWNGGVLLMVSGFVQTGAYNARREFVQTFFLAPQEKGYFVLNDIFHFLDEEQLHQHPSAILAHNNYENNSNMSSSVPEAVSDYILGGEIQSKEYVAPVQAGETDIVDNYSIIDSQHQVGEPDDRVDDTPAEDPVISFSNAINIVQDPSPAPAVEHVGEPRKHTYASILRISKHQPSNSASHRASLGKPALVASEWLQAPQATPQESYPSLLTVPEKSSAEMVDEAITPEGLSLFITGEEKSVYVGNLPSSVSASDLENEFKNFGRLKPDGVAVRSRKDSGGHYAFVEFEDAAAVQNALKASPIQLNGRQIYVEERRPNSGISRGRRGRGRGGYQSGVPRGRFGGRSLGRKGGAENNDRDYIGRPRGNGFHQRGPRQERGILGSQDTRNGQQHSSVAAA; via the exons ATGGCGGCCGCGTTTCCGGGTCAAGTCAGTGCCATCCAG GTTGGGTCCTTTTTCGTGGGGCAGTACTATCATATTCTGCAGCAGCAGCCAAATCTTGTCTACCAGTTCTATAATGATGCGAGCACTGTGATGCGGGTCGATGGTGACAGAACTGAGACTGCCACGACAATGATG CAAATCCATTCTCTAATCATGTCCTTGAATTTTACTGGGATTGAGATCAAGACTGCCCATTCTCTGAATTCTTGGAATGGAGGTGTCCTCTTGATGGTTTCTGGTTTTGTACAAACTGGGGCCTATAATGCTAGAAGGGAATTCGTTCAGACATTCTTCCTTGCTCCACAGGAGAAAGGATATTTTGTTCTGAATGACATCTTTCACTTCCTCGATGAGGAACAATTGCATCAGCATCCATCGGCCATATTAGCCCATAACAATTATGAGAACAATTCAAATATGTCCAGTTCAGTTCCTGAGGCAG TTTCTGACTACATATTGGGAGGAGAAATTCAAAGCAAGGAATATGTGGCTCCAGTTCAGGCAGGAGAAACTGATATTGTTGATAACTACAGCATCATTGATTCACAGCACCAAGTTGGCGAGCCTGATGACCGAGTAGACGATACGCCTGCAGAAGATCCTGTTATTTCATTTTCAAATGCAATCAACATTGTGCAGGACCCATCTCCTGCCCCTGCAGTGGAGCACGTGGGAGAACCACGAAAGCATACCTATGCTTCTATT CTGCGAATTTCGAAACACCAACCTAGCAACTCTGCATCACACCGGGCTTCTTTAGGCAAGCCTGCTTTGGTGGCTTCCGAGTGGCTTCAAGCACCCCAAGCAACTCCCCAAGAGTCCTATCCTTCATTGTTAACGGTACCTGAGAAGTCCAGTGCAGAAATGGTGGATGAAGCTATTACACCAGAAG GTTTGTCCTTGTTCATCACAGGTGAAGAGAAGTCCGTTTATGTCGGAAATCTGCCCTCTTCTGTATCTGCATCTGATCTTGAGAATGAATTCAAGAACTTCGGTAGACTCAAGCCTGATGGTGTTGCCGTCAGGAGCCGCAAG GATTCTGGTGGTCACTATGCCTTTGTTGAATTTGAGGATGCTGCTGCTGTTCAGAATGCACTTAAG GCATCTCCAATACAGTTAAATGGGCGGCAAATATATGTGGAGGAGCGGAGACCCAACAGTGGAATATCACGGGGAA GAAGAGGTAGAGGTAGGGGTGGATACCAGTCAGGtgtcccaaggggacgcttcgGTGGTAGGAGCTTGGGGAGGAAGGGCGGAGCAGAGAACAATGACAGGGACTACATTGGTAGGCCGAGGGGAAATGGGTTCCATCAGCGAGGCCCACGCCAAGAAAGGGGCATATTGGGAAGTCAAGATACGAGGAATGGGCAGCAGCACTCATCAGTAGCTGCAGCTTAG